A genomic window from Melanotaenia boesemani isolate fMelBoe1 chromosome 15, fMelBoe1.pri, whole genome shotgun sequence includes:
- the fryb gene encoding protein furry homolog isoform X2: MSAEDVRSSASLRAESGGSDRCNDHSQWKVQDQDVENRCQGQDGIVLGRIASLSLDTFDPSAFTGRFSKIHSKRKRTNIIEASPVGLKPSPPPPSGTLGERKGPVVMAPVNVDPESKPGEFVLKSLFANFTLFSERKIRIIMAEPLEKPLNKSLQRGEDPQFDQLISTMSSLAEYCLPSILKTLFDWYKRQNGLEDESHEYRPRANTKSKNDEQQKDYLLERRDLAIDFIFSLVLIEVLKQIPLHPLLDGLIQEVVNLTFKHFKYKEGYLGPNTGNMHIVADLYAEVVGVVAQSRFPAVRKKFISELKELRQKEQSPYVIQSTISLIMGLKFFRIKMYPVEDFEASFQFMQECAQYFLEVKDKDIKHSLAGLFVEILVPVAATVKNEVNVPCLRNFVESLYDTTLDLSSRKKHSLALYPLVTCLLCVSQKQFFLNRWHIFLNNCLSNLKNKDPKMARVALESLYRLLWVYMIRIKCESNTGTQSRLTSITSTLFPKGSRSVVPRDMPLNIFVKIIQFIAQERLDFAMKEIIFDLLSVGKPTKAFSLNPERMNIGLRAFLVIADALQQKDGEPPMPNTGATLPSGNSLKKKKTYLSKTLTEEEAKLIGMSLYYSQVRKALDNILRHLDKEVGRCMMLTSAQMLNKEPEDMITGERKPKIDLFRTCVAAIPRILPDSMSKPELIDLLSRLTVHMDDELRLISQNSLQSLLLDFSDWREDVLFGYTHFLLREVQDTHQGLQDASVKLLLQLLTQWRLALQLQGKMRGGVEASPRMPERSPHCSVLHAVEGLALLLLCSCQISTRKLAVGVLREIRCLFTALGHAEDDDKPMIEVMDQLSPAVMDSFVHVAVSDSSTLPLSHHVDLQWLVEWTARLVSSSYDVKSPSHVWIFAQCLKDPWVLCLHIFLRQEHLPKHCSTALGYAWPYVFTRLQLLLPLVDPNSPVNAKKTSTAGSSDNYISLWRNYLILCLGVAKPSIMSPGHLRASTSEITATTPDGSVTYDNKVIGTPSVAWLLKQLVPLMRAESLEITESLVLGFGCTNALVFRELVEELHPLMKEALERRPENKKRRERRDLLRLQLLRIFELLANAGVISDSTNGALERDSLALGALFLEYVDLTRMLLEAENEKELDILKDIRAHFSGMVANLIQCVPVHHRRFLFPQQSLRHHLFILFSQWAGPFSVMFTPLDRYSDRNHQITRYQYCALKAMSAVLCCGPVFDNVGLSTDGYLYKWLDNILACHDLRVHRLGCEVVILLLELNPDQINLFNWAVDRCFTGSYQLASGCFKAIATVCGNRNYPCDLVTLLNLVLFKASDTSREIYEISMQLMQVLESKLCAYSKRMVEQKPGNILYGTHGPLPPLYSVNLSQLSIQLASMYPELTLPLFSEVSQRFPTTHPNGRQIMLSYLLPWLSNIELLDNGLIPPASSPCTPEEEARGQAQGMSPRLRGNGWGSLQATSLVLNNLMFMTAKYGDEVPGPEIENAWNALVSNERWSNNLRITLQFLISLCGVSSDTTLLPYIKKVVIYLCRNNTIQTMEELLFELQQTDPVNPVVLHCDNPPFYRFAASNKASTSQTGTTSSSNTVVAGQENLPDTDENKLVRDSDERRARAHNRLESRYSNSSGGSYEDEKSDPLPPYAGWLLGVLETNRPQPLPMPVNGGCWAPLVDYLPETITPRGPLHRCNIAVIFMTEMVVDHSVREDWALHLPLLLHALFLGLDHYRPEVYEHSKRLLLHLLIALSCNNNFQVIASVLMLTREISDNKTLTIKSNYHTEYQQSHVPDFLREWQASPVVDSGLSSTSNSSSASLGGGSTAGSVGNLPLVTPDDLEDLEDTPNETDEKTNKLIEFLSTSAWSTVLLLLRAFGPLWAHEDITPKNPNSKSTEQLSNFLRHVISVFKESKSDFHLEQQLSDVALQTALCSSSRHYAGRSFQIFRALKQPINNHAVSDLVSRLVEVVGEHGDEVQGYVMEVLLTLESVVVNLAECLKNSDLMAALTRTSSPDFVTSDKLMNRKSTGQLNFPGPGFAGLSSQRHQRSYSVPKKFGECGNLSSDPPRSATLDRIQASNSHGLARTARTPGSCTSSTNRIDPSVLSDPAHVSHPSSILATVFWVAVSLMESDFEFEYQMSLRLVHKLLSKVPLDRAENRERLEKLQGQLGWTGFSGIQQLLLKGFTSQTTSDLTLQLFCQLTPVSRVAVVDSSQSIGFPLNVLCLLPHLVQHFGHPTQFCKESAERIAQVCLEEKNTKLSHLAHVMTLYKTRSYTRDPFSWVSVVCRYLHEAFSNITLNMVTYMAELLDKGLPSMQQSLLQIIYCLLSHMDLTAVQVKQFNADVIKTIEKFVHTIHWKDALNILKLVVSRSASLVHPVYGHTQGDLSNLEVSRVWDGSAKALPGKTLDFTFDISETPVIGRRFDGLQGSGGREGKARAMAVTRSTSSTSSGSNSNTILVPVSWRRPQSSQKRTREKLVTVLSLCGQEVGLTKNPSVIFSSCGDLDMMEVRESGVSSEEGGTREDTLDDTASEQQFRVFRDFDFLDVELEDGEELQGETVDNFNWGVRRRSLDSTELGDLLEESQHSGSTPSLGHEDPHDSDESSEEEESSTSQSLSHSQLTNPSPSEETNHTDSLSTSYDTSADPQSLNATTPGHGVLHDDHIGLHVRGCGEDEDTQAQDDELSLSANELPPGSDCGESFTLELPGQPQDQLPNLDRGLNPDYCQPPLDFLDPNCLPSLRDDVDDLEDLGFPPPPSPFFSAILAAFQPTVCDDAEEAWRCHVNQLVTDSDGSCAVYTFQVFSSLFKNIQGKFCTLTTDVATYLGEGLRGIGSKFLRSSQMLTTCSDCPTIYIDADTIMSYGLLEKMKFSALELQEYLDTYNTREEAAVSWLRNCKDTFPRCPGDSVVTCQPGDSEEKQLELCQRLYKLHFQLLLLFQSYCTLIGQVHAISSVPELLNMSRELTDLRTSLQAAEAAVASDLEHKHLAHTHAHATQVAAMVVPSFPTSEAAVQAILECLRNHEFTKAVRYIQECRRQWPNGVFGGSSESEVQTLLNVYFRHQTLGQTGTIALVGSRQDLSLICSKLLELNGEIRDMIRRAQGYRVVTTYLPDSSASGASL, encoded by the exons ATGTCTGCAGAAGATGTAAGAAGCTCTGCCAGCCTCAGAGCTGAAAGTGGTGGTTCAGATCGCTGCAATGACCACTCTCAGTGGAAAGTTCAAGACCAGGATGTGGAGAACCGATGCCAAGGCCAGGATGGGATCGTTCTGGGGCGCATTGCCTCTCTGTCACTGGACACGTTTGACCCCAGTGCCTTTACTGGGAGGTTTTCAAAGATCCATtcaaagagaaagagaacaaaTATCATTGAAG CCTCCCCAGTGGGATTGAAGCCTTCTCCTCCGCCACCCAGTGGAACATTGGGAGAGAGGAAGGGTCCTGTCGTCATGGCGCCCGTTAACGTTGACCCTGAGAGCAAACCTGGGGAGTTTGTCCTCAAAAGCTTGTTTGCGAACTTCACCTTGTTCTCTGAACGCAAGATTCGCATTATCATGGCTGAGCCACTG GAGAAGCCGCTGAACAAATCTCTGCAGAGAGGAGAAGACCCACAGTTTGACCAG TTAATCAGCACTATGAGCTCTCTAGCAGAATACTGCCTGCCATCCATCCTGAAGACTCTGTTTGACTGGTACAAGAGGCAGAACGGCCTGGAAGATGAGTCCCATGAATACCGACCCAGAGCCAACACCAAGTCAAAAAA TGATGAACAACAGAAGGACTACTTATTGGAGCGGAGGGATCTGGCAATAGACTTCATCTTTTCTCTAGTGCTTATAGAAGTTTTGAAGCAG aTACCTCTCCATCCTCTTTTGGATGGACTCATCCAAGAAGTTGTAAATCTGACCTTTAAGCACTTCAAATACAAAGAAGG GTATCTGGGGCCGAACACAGGCAATATGCACATTGTGGCTGATCTCTATGCTGAAGTTGTGGGAGTCGTTGCACAGTCCAG GTTCCCAGCAGTGAGGAAGAAGTTCATCTCTGAGCTTAAGGAGCTGAGACAGAAGGAGCAGAGCCCATATGTCATCCAGTCCACCATCAGCCTCATCATGGGACTCAAGTTTTTCCGCATCAAAATGTACCCTGTGGAAGACTTTGAAGCCTCTTTCCAGTTCATGCAG gAGTGTGCACAGTATTTCTTGGAAGTCAAGGATAAAGACATTAAGCACTCATTAGCTGGACTCTTTGTGGAAATACTTGTACCTGTAGCTGCT ACTGTGAAGAATGAAGTGAACGTACCATGTCTTCGAAATTTTGTAGAAAGTTTGTACGACACCACTCTGGACCTGTCCTCTAGGAAGAAGCACTCTCTG GCTCTCTATCCTCTGGTGACATGCCTGCTGTGTGTCAGTCAGAAGCAGTTCTTTCTCAACCGTTGGCACATTTTCCTCAACAACTGCCTCTCAAACCTCAAG AACAAAGACCCCAAGATGGCGCGTGTGGCTCTAGAATCACTCTACCGCCTGCTGTGGGTCTACATGATCCGAATAAAGTGTGAGAGCAACACTGGAACACAGAG TCGTCTGACATCCATCACCTCCACTCTGTTCCCCAAAGGGAGTCGTAGCGTTGTGCCCAGAGACATGCCCCTCAACATTTTTGTCAAAATTATCCAGTTTATTGCTCAG GAGAGACTTGATTTTGCCATGAAGGAGATCATATTTGATCTGTTAAGTGTTGGGAAGCCCACCAAAGCCTTCAGTCTTAATCCAGAG CGTATGAACATTGGTCTACGTGCATTCCTGGTAATAGCGGATGCTCTGCAGCAGAAGGATGGAGAGCCTCCGATGCCCAACACAGGAGCCACTCTGCCCTCTGGAAACtctctgaagaagaagaaaacatatcTTAGCAAGACGCTCACTGAAGAAGAAGCCAAATTAATAG GCATGTCCCTGTACTACTCCCAGGTGCGTAAGGCTCTGGATAACATCCTCAGACATTTGGACAAGGAAGTAGGTCGTTGCATGATGCTCACTAGTGCCCAGATGCTCAACAAAGAACCAGAGGACATGATCAC tggtgAAAGAAAACCTAAAATTGACCTGTTTAGGACGTGCGTGGCTGCCATTCCTCGTATCCTTCCTGATAGCATGTCCAAACCTGAGCTCATTGACTTGCTCTCACG TCTAACAGTGCACATGGACGATGAGCTTCGTCTTATATCCCAGAACTCTCTGCAGAGCCTGTTACTTGATTTCTCAGACTGGAGGGAAGACGTTCTGTTTGGTTACACACATTTCCTTTTACGTGAG GTCCAAGACACCCATCAGGGTCTACAGGATGCATCTGTGAAGCTCCTACTGCAGCTGCTTACACAGTGGAGGTTAGCGCTACAGCTTCAGGGGAAGATGCGAGGTGGAGTTGAG GCCAGCCCCAGAATGCCAGAGCGAAGCCCTCACTGCTCAGTGCTCCATGCAGTGGAAGGCCTGgctctgctgctcctctgctcGTGTCAGATCAGCACCAGGAAGCTGGCAGTCGGTGTGTTAAGAGAAATACGCTGCCTCTTCACAGCCCTAGGACATGCAGAG GACGATGACAAACCCATGATAGAGGTCATGGACCAGCTGAGCCCAGCTGTGATGGACAGCTTTGTTCATGTGGCTGTTTCAGATTCA TCCACATTGCCGCTCAGCCACCACGTTGACCTCCAGTGGCTGGTGGAGTGGACTGCTCGTCTGGTGAGCAGTTCATACGACGTGAAGAGCCCCAGCCACGTTTGGATCTTTGCCCAGTGTTTGAAGGATCCTTGGGTGCTCTGTCTGCACATCTTCCTGCGTCAGGAACATCTCCCCAAACACTGCTCCACCGCCCTGGGATACGCTTGGCCATATGTTTTCACACGgctacagctgctgctgccactGGTTGACCCCAA CAGTCCAGTTAATGCGAAGAAAACCAGCACAGCAGGCTCCAGCGACAACTACATCTCTTTGTGGCGGAATTACCTGATCCTATGCCTAGGTGTGGCCAAGCCCAGCATCATGTCGCCTGGCCACCTTAGGGCTTCTACATCGGAGATCACTGCAACCACACCCGATGGTAGCGTCACCTACGATAACAAG GTGATAGGAACTCCCTCTGTGGCCTGGCTATTAAAACAACTTGTCCCACTGATGAGAGCTGAAAGTTTGGAGATCACAGAGTCTCTGGTGCTGGGGTTTGGTTGCACAAATGCTCTGGTCTTCAG GGAGCTAGTTGAAGAACTTCATCCGTTGATGAAGGAAGCACTGGAACGTAGACCTGAg AACAAGAAACGTAGAGAGAGGAGGGATCTTCTCCGGCTGCAGCTGCTGAGGATTTTTGAGCTCCTGGCAAATGCAGGAGTCATCAGTGACAg cACCAATGGGGCTCTGGAGCGTGATTCCCTGGCACTGGGTGCTTTGTTCTTGGAGTATGTTGATCTAACTCGAATGCTTCTGGAGGCTGAGAACGAGAAGGAACTTGACATCCTTAAAGACATCAGAGCCCATTTCAGTGGGATGGTAGCTAATCTCATCCAGTGTGTCCCTG TCCATCACAGGCGCTTCCTCTTCCCTCAGCAGTCTCTGAGGCACCATCTCTTCATTCTGTTCAGCCAGTGGGCCGGACCCTTCAGTGTTATGTTCACTCCTCTTGATCGTTACAGCGACCGTAACCACCAGATCACTCGATATCAGTATTGTGCGCTCAAG GCCATGTCGGCAGTTTTGTGTTGCGGTCCGGTTTTTGACAACGTTGGTCTTTCAACTGATGGCTACCTCTACAAATGGCTTGACAACATTCTGGCCTGTCACGATCTGCGG GTGCACCGTCTTGGGTGTGAAGTGGTCATCCTGCTTTTAGAACTAAACCCAGATCAAATTAATTTGTTCAACTGGGCTGTGGACCGCTGCTTCACTGGATCTTACCAACTGGCTTCTGGCTGCTTCAAGGCCATCGCCACAGTCTGCGGCAACAG GAATTACCCATGTGACCTGGTGACATTGCTCAATCTTGTGCTTTTTAAGGCCTCAGACACCAGTAGGGAAATTTATGAAATTTCCATGCAGCTAATGCAG GTGCTGGAGTCTAAGCTGTGTGCCTACTCTAAGCGGATGGTGGAGCAGAAGCCTGGCAATATTTTGTATGGAACACACGGTCCCCTGCCTCCCCTATACAGCGTCAACCTCTCTCAGCTCTCCATCCAGCTTGCCAGCATGTACCCAGAGCTCACACTGCCTCTTTTCTCAG AGGTGAGTCAGCGTTTCCCAACAACTCATCCCAATGGCAGACAGATCATGCTGTCCTACCTGCTACCCTGGCTTAGTAACATTGAGCTACTGGACAACGGGCTCATACCCCCTGCTTCAAGCCCCTGCACACCCGAAGAAGAAGCTCGTGGTCAGGCACAGGGAATGTCCCCCAGACTGAGGGGCAACGGCTGGGGCTCCTTACAAGCAACCTCGCTGGTGCTCAACAACCTCATGTTCATGACTGCTAAG TATGGAGACGAGGTTCCTGGACCGGAGATTGAGAATGCCTGGAATGCTCTGGTGTCCAACGAGAGGTGGAGCAACAACTTGCGAATCACCCTGCAGTTCCTCATCAGCCTGTGTGGAGTCAGTAGTGATACCACACTGTTACCTTAT ATTAAGAAGGTGGTGATCTACTTGTGTCGCAACAATACCATCCAGACTATGGAGGAGCTCCTGTTtgagctgcagcagacagaCCCAGTCAATCCTGTGGTTTTGCACTGTGACAACCCTCCCTTCTATCGCTTTGCTGCCAGTAACAAAGCTTCCACTTCCCAGACGG GCACCACATCCAGCAGTAACACTGTGGTTGCGGGTCAGGAGAACCTACCAGACACAGATGAGAACAAGCTGGTCAGAGACAGCGATGAGCG GAGGGCCAGGGCTCACAACAGACTGGAGTCTCGCTACAGCAACAGCTCTGGAGGCTCCTACGAGGATGAAAAGA GTGACCCACTACCACCATATGCTGGATGGCTACTTGGTGTCCTGGAGACGAACCGTCCACAGCCATTACCAATGCCTGTTAACGGTGGCTGCTGGGCACCTCTGGTTGACTACCTTCCTGAGACCATCACCCCTAGAGGGCCTCTGCATAG GTGTAACATTGCTGTCATTTTTATGACTGAAATGGTGGTAGACCACAGTGTGAGAGAAGACTGGGCTTTACACCTGCCTCTGCTATTACACGCGCTCTTCTTAG GTCTGGACCACTACAGACCAGAGGTGTATGAACACAGCAAGCGTCTTCTTCTTCACCTGCTCATCGCTCTCtcctgcaacaacaacttccag GTAATAGCTTCAGTTCTTATGCTGACAAGGGAGATCAGTGACAACAAGACCCTTACCATTAAGTCCAACTACCACACTGAATACCAGCAGTCTC ATGTACCAGACTTTCTGCGAGAGTGGCAGGCATCTCCTGTAGTGGACTCAGGACTCAGCTCCACCTCTAACTCCTCTTCTGCCAGTCTGGGCGGTGGCAGCACAGCAGGCAGTGTTGGAAATTTGCCCCTGGTAACACCTGATGACCTGGAAGATCTTGAAGACACCCCCAATGAAACAgatgaaaagacaaacaaactcATTGAGTTCCTCTCCACCAG TGCCTGGagtactgtgttgttgttgctcAGAGCATTCGGGCCACTGTGGGCGCATGAGGACATCACTCCAAAAAACCCCAACTCGAAGAGCACGGAGCAGCTCTCCAACTTCCTACGACATGTAATATCTGTCTTCAAGGAGTCCAAGTCTG ACTTCCACTTGGAGCAACAGCTGAGCGATGTGGCCTTACAAACAGCTCTATGCAGCTCCTCACGACACTACGCTGGGCGCTCTTTCCAGATTTTCAGAGCCCTCAAACAGCCAATCAACAACCATGCAGTATCTGACCTGGTCTCACGCCTGGTTGAGGTGGTAGGAGAACATGGAGATGAAGTGCAG GGCTATGTGATGGAAGTGCTGTTGACGCTGGAGTCAGTGGTTGTGAATCTAGCAGAGTGTCTGAAGAACAGTGACCTTATGGCAGCTCTTACCAG GACGTCCTCTCCAGACTTTGTGACTAGTGACAAACTGATGAACAGAAAGAGCACAGGTCAGCTGAACTTCCCTGGCCCTGGATTTGCTGGTCTGTCATCACAACGCCACCAGCGCTCCTATTCTGTCCCCAAGAAATTTGGCGAATGTGGCAACCTGTCTAGTGATCCTCCTCGTAGTGCGACTCTGGATCGCATACAG GCTTCAAACAGCCATGGTCTTGCCCGAACGGCGAGAACCCCAGGGTCCTGCACATCATCAACCAATCGTATCGATCCCAGTGTTCTGTCGGACCCTGCACACGTTTCTCATCCTTCATCAATATTGGCTACAGTGTTCTGGGTTGCAGTGTCACTGATGGAGTCAGACTTTGAATTTGAATACCAAATGTCACTTCGCCTTGTTCACAAGCTGCTGTCAAAG GTGCCCTTAGATAGAGCAGAGAACCGTGAACGCCTGGAAAAGCTGCAGGGTCAGCTGGGATGGACCGGCTTCTCTGGGATTCAGCAGCTTCTGCTGAAGGGTTTTACCTCCCAGACAACCTCCGACCTCACCTTACAGCTCTTCTGCCAGCTCACACCAGTCTCCCGTGTGGCCGTTGTTGACAGCTCACAGTCTATAG GTTTTCCTCTGAACGTCCTGTGTTTGCTGCCTCACCTGGTGCAGCACTTTGGCCACCCAACACAGTTTTGTAAGGAGAGTGCTGAAAGGATTGCACAG gtgtgtttggaggagaaaaacacaaagctgtCTCACTTGGCACATGTAATGACTCTGTACAAGACACGTTCCTACACACGGGACCCTTTCTCATGGGTCAGTGTGGTTTGCCGCTACCTGCACGAGGCATTCTCCAACATTACACTCAACATGGTCACCTATATGGCTGAG CTACTGGATAAAGGCCTCCCGAGTATGCAACAGTCTCTCCTTCAGATCATCTACTGCCTGCTCAGCCACATGGACCTGACGGCTGTGCAAGTCAAACAGTTCAATGCTGATGTCATAAAGACGATTGAGAAGTTTGTACAT ACGATACACTGGAAGGACGCTTTAAACATCTTAAAGCTGGTAGTGTCACGCTCTGCTAGCCTAGTACATCCAGTGTACGGCCACACACAGGGCGATCTTTCCAACCTAGAGGTCAGCAGAGTTTGGGATGGTTCAGCCAAGGCTCTGCCTGGAAAAACACTTGATTTCACTTTTGATATCTCTGAG ACGCCAGTAATTGGCCGTCGGTTTGACGGGCTCCAGGGTTCAGGGGGGAGAGAAGGGAAGGCCAGAGCTATGGCTGTCACACGCAGTACTTCCTCTACCTCCTCTGGATCAAACTCCAACACCATTCTGGTCCCTGTTAGCTGGAGGCGACCACAGTCATCTCAG AAAAGAACCAGAGAGAAGCTGGTCACCGTCTTGTCTCTTTGTGGGCAAGAAGTTGGGCTCACCAAGAACCCATCG GTGATCTTCTCATCCTGTGGCGACCTGGATATGATGGAGGTGCGGGAAAGCGGAGTTTCGTCAGAGGAAGGGGGCACCAGAGAAGACACATTAGATGACACtgccagtgagcagcagttcaGAGTTTTCAGAGACTTTGACTTTCTCGATGTTGAGCTGGAGGATGGAGAG GAGCTTCAG gGCGAGACTGTTGATAATTTTAATTGGGGCGTGCGTCGGCGATCTCTGGACAGCACAGAACTGGGCGACCTGTTAGAGGAGAGCCAGCACTCAGGCAGCACCCCCAGTTTGGGTCACGAAGACCCACACGATTCAGATGAGTcatcagaggaagaggagtccTCAACTAGCCAGAGCCTCTCCCATTCTCAGCTT ACTAACCCCTCTCCATCAGAGGAAACCAACCACACTGATTCTCTGTCAACTTCTTATGACACATCTGCCGACCCCCAATCCCTCAACGCCACCACCCCAGGCCATGGAGTGTTACATGATGATCACATTGGCTTACAT GTGAGGGGTTGTGGTGAGGATGAGGACACTCAGGCTCAGGATGATGAACTGTCACTGAGTGCCAATGAGTTGCCTCCGGGCTCAGACTGTGGTGAGAGCTTTACTCTGGAGTTACCAGGGCAACCTCAGGATCAGCTACCAAATCTGGACCGTGGCCTCAACCCAGACTACTGCCAGCCTCCACTGGACTTTCTAGATCCAAACTGTCTCCCCAG CTTGCGTGATGATGTTGACGATTTGGAAGACCTCGGGTTCCCTCCTCCCCCATCTCCATTTTTCtctgccatcttggcagcattcCAGCCCACAGTGTGTGATGATGCTGAGGAAGCGTGGCGTTGTCACGTCAACCAGCTTGTGACTGACTCAGATGGGTCGTGTGCTGTCTACACTTTTCAAGTCTTCTCATCTCTCTTTAAG AATATCCAGGGTAAATTCTGCACCTTGACTACTGATGTTGCCACCTACCTTGGTGAGGGATTAAGGGGCATTGGATCAAAGTTTCTCAGGTCCTCACAGATGTTGACCACATGCTCAGACTGTCCCACAATCTACATTGATGCTGACACG ATCATGTCATATGGTCTCCTTGAAAAGATGAAGTTCAGTGCACTGGAGCTGCAGGAATACCTGGACACCTACAACACC